From a single Candidatus Nanopelagicales bacterium genomic region:
- a CDS encoding lysylphosphatidylglycerol synthase domain-containing protein, whose translation MQAGEVARVVVGNRISGTRPAAMVAAMAIERATDLAVALGGLALALILAPDVPLSLTATGVAALLATALAVGFVFAARWRPEWILSFSRVVELWLPDFAARLIAHQTRELCEGLRVMRGVRRTAVFMAVTLAIWASVSATILLGLAAADAQAPLMAIVLVNALLTLAMVLPLGARLHRHLPDRLRAGVGLLRHRCRCQCRGLVGVPSVLDRGGRPDVAGHGIGHSGPAGARLAFRQTGPISARRHEPCEGISRSGAADSFTGFERGSGATAARR comes from the coding sequence ATGCAGGCGGGGGAAGTGGCTCGGGTGGTGGTGGGCAATCGCATCAGCGGCACCCGGCCGGCGGCCATGGTCGCGGCCATGGCGATCGAACGCGCGACCGACCTGGCCGTCGCGTTGGGAGGGCTGGCGCTCGCGCTCATCCTCGCACCTGACGTGCCGCTGTCGCTGACCGCCACCGGGGTGGCCGCCTTGCTGGCTACGGCGCTGGCCGTCGGTTTCGTGTTCGCGGCGCGTTGGCGCCCGGAGTGGATCCTGTCGTTCAGTCGGGTCGTCGAATTGTGGTTGCCGGATTTCGCGGCGCGGCTGATCGCCCACCAGACCCGTGAGCTGTGCGAGGGCCTGCGGGTGATGCGGGGCGTGCGGCGCACCGCCGTGTTCATGGCGGTCACGCTGGCGATCTGGGCCTCGGTCAGTGCCACCATCCTGCTGGGACTGGCCGCCGCCGACGCGCAAGCGCCGCTGATGGCCATCGTGCTGGTCAATGCCTTGCTCACGCTGGCCATGGTGCTGCCCCTCGGCGCCCGGCTACATCGGCACCTTCCAGATCGCCTTCGTGCTGGCGTTGGGCTCCTTCGCCATCGATGCCGATGTCAGTGTCGCGGCCTCGTTGGTGTTCCATCTGTCCTTGATCGCGGCGGTCGGCCTGATGTCGCTGGTCACGGCATTGGGCATTCCGGGCCTGCGGGCGCGCGACTAGCGTTTCGACAGACCGGCCCGATCAGCGCGAGGCGTCACGAGCCTTGTGAAGGAATCAGCCGCTCGGGTGCGGCTGATTCCTTCACGGGCTTCGAGCGCGGCTCAGGCGCCACAGCGGCCAGACGGTGA
- a CDS encoding LLM class flavin-dependent oxidoreductase — protein sequence MPSLEYGWFLPTSGDTSAYSNRDAAIPPSLDLFDRITQAAEAGGFDYLLVPVASACWDAYATSAMMLARTTRIRMLVAARPGYVKPILLARMIAALDRLSGGRVAVNLIAGQSDDEARQDGILLSKEERYELMEEDVAVMKALWTTPGAVSFEGRHHRLQGARIAPRPLQTPHPRFYLGGGSGQAWELSARHADTHLFWGDTPERIASNMRDIRALAARHGREHAIGFGMRLQIVCRETEQEAWDAAHALVAGVTEAQTEFIRSHYAVSEANRRVQELARTHGELIAPHLWTGITKVRPGAGIAVVGNPRQCADTLQQFVDLGCRSFCLSGYLHDEEATRFARWVRPLMDERNR from the coding sequence ATGCCGAGCCTGGAGTACGGCTGGTTCCTGCCCACATCGGGCGACACCAGCGCCTATTCGAATCGCGACGCGGCGATCCCGCCCTCGCTCGACTTGTTCGATCGCATCACCCAGGCCGCCGAAGCGGGGGGCTTCGACTACCTGCTGGTGCCGGTGGCTTCGGCCTGCTGGGATGCCTACGCCACCTCGGCGATGATGCTGGCCCGAACCACCCGCATCCGGATGCTGGTGGCGGCGCGGCCCGGTTATGTGAAGCCGATCCTGCTGGCGAGGATGATCGCCGCGCTGGACCGGCTGTCGGGCGGGCGGGTGGCGGTGAACCTGATCGCCGGGCAAAGCGATGACGAGGCCCGCCAGGACGGCATCCTGCTCTCGAAGGAAGAACGCTACGAACTCATGGAAGAGGACGTGGCGGTGATGAAGGCGCTGTGGACCACGCCCGGCGCCGTCAGCTTCGAGGGACGCCATCACCGTCTGCAAGGCGCCCGCATCGCGCCACGCCCCTTGCAGACCCCGCATCCGCGCTTCTACCTGGGCGGCGGCTCGGGCCAGGCCTGGGAGCTGTCGGCCCGGCACGCCGACACCCATCTGTTCTGGGGCGACACCCCCGAGCGGATCGCATCGAACATGCGCGACATCCGCGCACTGGCCGCGCGCCACGGCCGCGAGCACGCCATCGGCTTCGGCATGCGGCTGCAGATCGTGTGTCGTGAGACCGAACAGGAGGCCTGGGATGCCGCGCACGCGCTGGTGGCCGGCGTCACCGAGGCGCAGACCGAATTCATCCGCAGCCACTACGCGGTGTCCGAGGCCAATCGCCGGGTGCAGGAACTGGCGCGCACCCATGGCGAGCTGATCGCACCGCACTTGTGGACCGGCATCACCAAGGTACGTCCCGGCGCGGGTATCGCGGTGGTGGGCAACCCGCGCCAGTGCGCCGACACCTTGCAGCAGTTCGTCGACCTGGGATGCCGTTCGTTTTGCCTGTCGGGCTACCTGCACGACGAGGAAGCGACCCGCTTCGCCCGTTGGGTGAGACCGTTGATGGACGAACGCAACCGCTAG
- a CDS encoding acyl-CoA dehydrogenase family protein, whose product MSEFPYDIVRQMGEMGLFGLPFPEEYGGMGGDYFALCLAIEELARVDSSVAITLEAGVSLGAMPIYRFGTEEQKRAVAPRSDVGPDAGGVRPHRAGRRHPTRGTSRTTATLDGGQWVINGTKAFITNSGTDITGLVTVTARNRDRRGRPTGDFRHHRAVRVRRASPWRPGSFAIATPVPAATIMLLRDGAQGLEVFMVVRHHQIDFASGALVFPGGKVDPQDGDARVLERVAAYRQPSVEQSTLRAAAIREAFEESGILLARQRGGAAMTLNGAQARWRDGLNANKLTLGDLLIEGDLQLASDDLEHFSHWITPEFMPKRFDTHFYLARVPADQIAAHDGHENVDSVWISPKQVIEDAREGRRTVIFPTLSNVVRLAQFNSVAAAFEGTRASTIVPIKPWVENRPDGRYVCIPRDAGFALYEHKAPAPGA is encoded by the coding sequence GTGAGCGAGTTCCCCTACGACATCGTGCGCCAGATGGGCGAGATGGGGCTGTTCGGCCTGCCGTTCCCCGAGGAGTACGGCGGCATGGGCGGGGACTACTTCGCGCTGTGCCTGGCCATCGAGGAGCTGGCCCGGGTGGACTCATCCGTGGCGATCACGCTGGAGGCCGGAGTGTCGCTGGGGGCGATGCCGATCTACCGGTTCGGCACCGAGGAGCAGAAGCGGGCAGTGGCTCCCCGCTCTGACGTCGGGCCGGATGCTGGGGGCGTTCGGCCTCACCGAGCCGGGCGGCGGCATCCGACGCGGGGGACATCTCGCACCACCGCCACGCTTGACGGCGGTCAATGGGTCATCAACGGCACCAAGGCGTTCATCACCAACTCGGGCACCGACATCACCGGGCTGGTCACCGTGACCGCCCGTAACCGGGATCGACGAGGACGGCCGACCGGAGATTTCCGCCATCATCGTGCCGTCCGGGTACGCCGGGCTTCACCGTGGCGCCCGGGTAGCTTCGCCATCGCCACCCCGGTCCCCGCGGCCACCATCATGCTGTTGCGCGATGGCGCGCAAGGCCTCGAAGTGTTCATGGTCGTGCGGCACCATCAGATCGATTTCGCCTCGGGCGCGCTGGTGTTCCCGGGCGGCAAGGTCGATCCGCAGGATGGCGATGCCCGGGTGCTCGAGCGCGTGGCCGCGTATCGACAGCCAAGCGTCGAGCAATCGACGCTGCGTGCCGCCGCAATCCGCGAAGCGTTCGAGGAGTCGGGCATCCTGCTCGCGCGTCAGCGCGGTGGCGCCGCCATGACGCTCAACGGGGCCCAGGCCCGCTGGCGCGACGGCCTGAACGCGAACAAGCTGACACTGGGCGATCTGCTGATCGAGGGCGACCTGCAACTGGCCAGCGACGATCTGGAGCATTTCTCGCACTGGATCACGCCCGAGTTCATGCCCAAGCGCTTCGACACCCATTTCTACCTCGCCCGGGTGCCGGCCGACCAGATCGCGGCGCACGACGGCCACGAGAACGTCGATTCGGTGTGGATCAGCCCGAAGCAGGTGATCGAGGATGCGCGCGAGGGCCGGCGCACGGTGATCTTCCCCACGTTGTCCAATGTGGTGCGGCTGGCGCAATTCAATTCGGTGGCGGCAGCATTCGAGGGCACTCGCGCCTCGACGATCGTGCCGATCAAGCCCTGGGTGGAGAACCGCCCCGACGGGCGCTATGTCTGCATCCCGCGCGACGCCGGTTTCGCGCTGTACGAGCACAAGGCGCCGGCCCCGGGAGCCTAG
- a CDS encoding patatin-like phospholipase family protein: MPRIGLVLGGGGITGTAFHAGVLTALAQQGWDARDAEVIVGTSAGSTSAALLRAGFPPAEYLNRVSGRPVSAEAARVLDRIGVDPATTATSPRTIATCLPSAASRCCGQSSEVPPGGGARGSSADRHHLGR; encoded by the coding sequence GTGCCTCGGATCGGACTCGTACTCGGCGGCGGCGGGATCACCGGAACCGCCTTCCACGCCGGTGTGCTCACCGCACTGGCCCAACAGGGGTGGGACGCCCGCGACGCGGAGGTCATCGTCGGCACCTCCGCGGGCTCCACGTCCGCAGCACTGCTGCGTGCCGGCTTCCCCCCGGCGGAGTACCTCAACCGAGTATCGGGGCGCCCGGTTTCAGCCGAGGCCGCTCGGGTGCTCGACCGCATCGGGGTCGATCCCGCAACCACCGCGACGTCGCCGCGGACCATTGCGACCTGCCTCCCCTCGGCTGCTTCGCGCTGTTGTGGGCAATCCTCTGAGGTTCCCCCTGGGGGTGGCGCTCGCGGCTCTTCTGCCGACCGGCACCATCTCGGTCGATGA
- a CDS encoding patatin-like phospholipase family protein, giving the protein MWITAVNLGSGQRTVFGRDAVTTVPLAVSASCAIPGYFSPIDIDGERYVDGGAHSVCNLDLLAGPLPDGPPLDLILVSAPLSTTDPFALELVNIPRSPLRRQLDREIAAVTRHGTPVVVFQPDSHLRHLMGLNSMDLAKRPAVGLAACELAARVIREHLSG; this is encoded by the coding sequence ATGTGGATCACCGCAGTGAATCTGGGAAGCGGCCAGCGCACAGTGTTCGGGCGAGATGCTGTCACGACGGTGCCGCTGGCGGTCAGTGCCTCGTGCGCGATTCCCGGGTACTTCAGCCCGATCGATATCGACGGTGAGCGATACGTGGACGGCGGTGCGCATTCGGTGTGCAACTTGGACCTGCTCGCGGGGCCCCTGCCCGACGGCCCCCCACTGGACCTGATCCTCGTCTCCGCCCCGCTGAGCACAACCGATCCGTTCGCACTCGAGTTGGTCAACATCCCGCGGTCACCGCTGCGGCGCCAGCTTGACCGTGAGATCGCCGCGGTCACCCGTCATGGCACCCCCGTCGTCGTGTTTCAGCCCGACTCTCATCTGCGCCATTTGATGGGGCTGAACTCGATGGACCTGGCCAAGCGGCCCGCCGTCGGTCTCGCCGCGTGCGAACTCGCGGCCCGAGTCATCCGGGAGCATTTGTCCGGCTGA
- a CDS encoding glycoside hydrolase family 3 N-terminal domain-containing protein encodes MTVDEQAGDEQVSNRTLAADVLFGCTDMRNAGMQRRMAKEGMAGIVLLGNDAPSDLRRQLTRVERAAPQGHEPLIASDEEGGSVQRLDSVIRPLPSAETMGNWPVAKLQRVAAKYGRGMAQLGVLMSLAPVADLRVPGSYIDDLGRSFGSSPSHVGKDVIAWSRGLQESGVAPVVKHWPGHGHARDTHQFAARVPNRAQLERADMVPFEDAFAAGVPAVMVAHVQSRGLTPNGVPATQSRKAISVLRGQAGPDTVIITDSLSMAAASSARGLTEAQATVASLRAGVDWAMTCSTDPIGVVKAVKRAIDRGTLDRDQLLQSSDRIRALKDSLT; translated from the coding sequence GTGACAGTCGATGAGCAAGCCGGGGACGAGCAGGTGTCCAACCGGACCCTGGCAGCCGACGTCCTGTTCGGGTGCACCGACATGCGCAACGCCGGCATGCAACGCCGGATGGCGAAGGAAGGTATGGCCGGGATCGTCCTACTCGGCAACGACGCCCCCAGCGACTTGCGGCGGCAGTTGACGCGTGTGGAACGCGCGGCGCCGCAGGGGCATGAGCCCCTGATCGCCTCCGACGAGGAGGGCGGTTCAGTACAGCGGCTCGACTCCGTGATCCGCCCATTGCCGTCGGCGGAGACCATGGGCAACTGGCCGGTGGCCAAACTGCAGCGTGTGGCTGCGAAATACGGTCGTGGAATGGCGCAACTGGGAGTGCTGATGAGTCTGGCTCCTGTCGCTGATCTGCGGGTGCCCGGCTCCTACATCGACGATCTGGGGCGATCCTTCGGGTCCAGTCCGAGCCATGTGGGCAAGGACGTCATCGCGTGGTCTCGTGGTCTGCAAGAGTCGGGGGTCGCTCCGGTCGTCAAGCATTGGCCGGGCCACGGCCATGCCCGTGACACCCACCAGTTCGCGGCCCGCGTCCCCAACCGCGCCCAACTGGAGCGCGCCGACATGGTGCCCTTCGAGGACGCCTTCGCCGCGGGTGTTCCCGCCGTGATGGTCGCGCACGTGCAGTCGCGGGGCCTGACGCCGAACGGTGTTCCCGCCACGCAGTCGCGCAAGGCGATCTCCGTGCTCCGCGGCCAGGCCGGACCCGACACGGTCATCATCACCGACTCTCTGTCCATGGCGGCGGCATCGTCCGCGCGGGGGCTGACCGAGGCCCAGGCCACCGTCGCCTCCTTGCGTGCCGGTGTCGACTGGGCGATGACCTGCTCGACCGATCCGATCGGAGTCGTCAAGGCCGTCAAGCGCGCGATCGACCGCGGAACGCTCGATCGGGATCAACTGCTGCAGTCCTCAGATCGCATCAGGGCGCTGAAGGACTCGCTGACCTGA